The Kluyvera intermedia genome includes the window TTATCACTCGCTCCAGGCCCATTAAAGATGTTGTTTTTGACCGAGTGTCAGGCCGGTATTGCCGTTGAACAGATGCGGCGTATTGCCTGTACTCGCCAGCCTTCTGAGGACGGCGGCGAGAGCGCGCTGCACTGGTTTACCCTGCAAACACAGCGGCTTGAGCCAATGCGTGGTCTCGAAGAGTTGTTAATTGCTGAACTGATGTCTGCGGTTGATGAACTCCTTTTGGGAGAAGATGCGCCTGAACCGACCTTTGACGATCCGGCAAGCGACAATCTGGTGCTACACCTCGACCGCCAGCTTTTACCACTGGTACGCCAACAAGCCCGCGAACTTGAGCAACTCTCCGGGCAGTTGGCTTCTCTGAAAGATACGTTATCCGAGCGTCAGATCATTGATAAAGCCAAAAGCGTGTTAATGACCCACCGGCAAATGAACGAGGAGCAGGCTTGGCACTGCTTGCGCAAAATGGCGATGGATAAGAACCAGCGAATGGTCGAGATCGCCCGTGCGCTGCTGGCGGTGAAGTCGCTTTGGCAGAGTGAAACGGAGGCAACGTTGCACAATCACCGGGCATGAGTGCATTTATCCGGTGCATAAACGCGCTCGCGTGTTGAGATATCCCCGGGAAATGCGCGATTTCATACCTGGCATCTGAATTGCATTATCTCTACAAACAGTCGGTTGTGCGCCAATGGCGGCGTGCAGACCACGAGGATAAAGGCGTCCTGCAATGCGTAAGCATTGCCGGGCGCTTTTTTTTTGCATTCGGGAGTGAGTCATGGGCGAGACGTTTTCACTATCACGGCGACGATTATTACAGGCGGGAGCGGCGCTGGGTGGCGCGATGTTGCTGCCGGGCATCATGCAATCGGCATGGGCGGCAGGTTCGGATAAGCCGGAGCTTCAGACAGTCAACGTGGGCTTTATCCCGCTGACCGACTGCGCGCCGCTGGCTATCGCCTCGCTTAAAGGGTTCGATAAAAAGTACGGTATCACGTTGGTGCCGAGTAAAGAGGCCAGCTGGGCGGCGGTACGCGACAAGCTGGTCAACGGTGAACTGGATGCCGCGCATATTCTTTATGGTCTGCTTTACGGGCTGGAACTGGGCATTGCCGGTAAACCGCAAGCGATGGCAAACCTGCTCACCCTGAACCGTAACGGGCAGGGGATCACCTTATCCGCCGATTTGCAGGAGAAAGGTGTCACTGACCTTGGTGGTTTAAAGACGCTGGTGGGTAACAGCGAACCGGGTGCCTACACCTTCGCGCATACCTTCCCAACCGGTACCCACGCCATGTGGCTCTATTACTGGCTGGCGAGCGGCGGTATCCATCCGTTTAACGATGTACGCACAGTGGTGGTGCCGCCGCCGCAAATGGTGATGAACATGCGCATTGGCAACATGGTCGGCTTCTGTGTCGGTGAGCCGTGGAATGCCCGCGCCATCAATGACCGCATTGGTTTTACCGCCGCGACCAGCCAGGAGATCTGGCCGGAGCACCCGGAGAAAGTTCTCGGTACCCGCCGCGACTGGGTTCAGCAAAACCCTAATACCAGCCGTGCTCTGGTGGCAGCGCTGATGGACGCCGCGCGCTGGATTGATGCTTCCGACGATAACAAACGCGAAACCGCCAGAATCCTTGCTCAGCGCGGCTGGCTAAATACCAAAGAACAGTATCTGACCGGTCGCATGCTCGGGGCTTATGACAACGGCATGGGTCGCCAGTGGCAGGATACGCATCCGATTCGCTTCTTCGACCAGGGCGAAGTGAGCTTCCCATGGTTGTCGGATGGCATGTGGTTCCTGACCCAATTCCGCCGCTGGGGGCTACTGAAAAACGATCCCGACTATCTGGCCATCGCCCAACGTATTAACCGCATTGATGTGTGGAAAGAGGCCGCTCAGGCGGTGGGTGGGATAAATGTCCCGACGCAAACCTTACGCAGCAGCAAATTGATGGATGGCTCTATCTGGAACGGGAGCGATCCCGCTGGATACGCCCGGAGTTTCGCTATTAATCGCCTGGGGGCATGAGATGAATACCAACACAAAAACGGTCGATAAGCCTGCACCCGCAGGGGAAGTGATTACGCTACCACCAGTACAGGTGCGCCGACAACTGCCTGCGTTCAGACGCCACCTGCGTGATTTGGCTGAGCGTACCATCCCGGCACTGTTAGGTCTGGGCTTGCTGGTACTGGTGTGGCAACTGGCGGCAGTCAACAGCAAAGGTTTCCCGACACCACTTAGTACGCTGGATTCTGCGCTGACGTTGTTTTCTGACCCGTTCTACAACAATGGCCCGAATGATGTTGGTGTCGGCTGGAACGTACTGGCCTCGTTGCAGCGCGTGGCGGTGGGCTTCGGCCTGGCTGCGCTGGCGGGGATCCCGCTGGGTTTCCTGATCGGACGTTTTACTTTTGCTTCACGCATGTTTACCCCGTTGATTGCGCTGCTGCGCCCGGTCAGCCCGCTGGCCTGGTTGCCGATTGGCCTGCTGTTGTTCCAGAAAGCGGAACCGGCTTCAAGCTGGACCATATTTATCTGTTCTATCTGGCCGATGGTGATTAACACCGCCGAAGGCGTGCGCCGCATTCCGCAGGACTACCTTAACGTGGCGCGCGTTTTACAACTCTCCGAATGGACGGTGATGCGCAAAATTCTCTTCCCGGCGGTCCTGCCCGCGGTGCTCACCGGTGTGAGGTTGTCTATTGGCATCGCCTGGCTGGTGATTGTGGCGGCGGAAATGCTCACCGGCGGGCTGGGTATTGGTTTTTGGATCTGGAATGAGTGGAACAACCTGAACGTCGAAAACATCCTCATCGCCATTGTCATTATCGGCGTGGTGGGTCTGCTGCTGGAGCAGGGATTGATGTTGATTGCGCGTCGTTTTAGCTGGCAAGAAAAGTGAGGAGAAAATCATGAGACCCTTAATTCAAGTACAGGCTGTGAGCCAGCGTTTTCATACCGCCAGCGGCGAGTTTCTGGCGCTGCAAAACGTCTCCTTTGACATTCACGAAGGGGAAACCGTCAGCCTGATAGGTCACTCCGGCTGCGGTAAATCCACGCTGCTGAACCTGATTGCTGGGATCACGCTGCCGACCGAAGGCGGGCTTATCTGTGACAACCGCGAAATCGCTGGCCCCGGCCCGGAACGCGCGGTGGTGTTTCAGAACCACTCGTTGCTGCCGTGGCTAACCTGCTTTGACAACGTCGCGCTGGCGGTGGACCACGTGTTCCGCCGCACCATGAGTAAAGCTGAACGGCGTGAGTGGATTGAGCACAACCTTGATCGCGTGCAGATGGGCCATGCCATGCACAAACGTCCGGGTGAAATCTCCGGCGGCATGAAACAGCGTGTTGGCATTGCCCGCGCGCTGGCGATGAAACCCAAAGTTCTGCTGATGGATGAACCGTTCGGCGCGCTGGATGCCTTGACCCGCGCCCATTTACAGGACTCGGTGATGAAGATTCAGCAAGCGCTGAACACCACCATTGTGCTGATTACCCACGACGTGGATGAGGCGGTGCTGCTCTCTGACCGGGTGATGATGATGACCAACGGCCCGGCGGCCACCGTCGGTGAGATTCTGGAGGTGAATTTGCCGCGCCCGCGCAATCGGGTGCAACTGGCGGATGACAGCCGTTATCACCATCTGCGTCAGCAGATCCTCCACTTCCTCTATGAAAAACAGCCGAAAGCGGCGTAAGGGGTAGGCGAATGCGGAAACTGGTAATGATCGGCAATGGGATGGCGGCAACCCGACTGGCACAAACGCTCGTTGCTGCCGCGCCTGGAGCATTTGCGATAACCATTATCGGCGATGAGCCGCATCCGGCCTATAACCGCATTCAGCTCTCTCCAGTGCTGAGCGGTGAGAAGAATTTTAGCCAGACGCTGCTGCAACCGGCGCAGTGGTACACCGACCACGGTATCGAATTATGTTGCGGCGAAACTGCGTTGTCGGTGGATACCGTGGCCCGCCAGGTCACAACGACCCACCGCGACCTAGCATGGGATGAACTGGTGTTTACTTGTGGTTCCTCGGCCTTTTTACCCCCGCTGCCGGGTATCAGTCTGCCGCATGTTTTTGCCTTTCGCACTGTGAAGGACGTAGAGGCTATCCTGGCGCTTCCCGGTGATGCGGTGGTGATTGGCGGCGGCGTGCTGGGCGTGGAAGCGGCGGCGGCATTATGTCATAGAGGTGACAACGTCACGTTAGTTCATCGCAGCGATCGTCTGATGGAGCAACAACTGGACGAACAGGCAGGAGCGCTTCTGGCGCAACGGTTGGCAGAACGCGGCATTCACTGCGAACTCAACGCCGGCATTGCCCGAATCACGCCTGACGCTGTGGTATTGAGCGACGGGCGAAAAATTGTCGCTAGCCGGGTGGTGATGGCGACCGGCGTGCGGCCGAATATTGCCTTAGCCCAGCGTTCAGGCATTGCCTGCCAGCGCGGTATCGTGGTCGACCGCCAGCTTGCCACCGCAATCTCTGGCGTCAGCGCGATTGGCGAATGTTGTGAAATCGACGGACAAACCTTTGGTCTGGTTGCGCCCTGTATGCAACAGGCTGACGTCCTGGCCGCAAGGCTCATTGGAAAGCCGGGCGCAGATTTTGACTGGCAGGACAGCGGTACGCGCCTGAAGGTCACCGGAATTGATCTGTTCAGCGCAGGTCTGGTTCAGGCCGAACCCCAGGATCAGCAATGGTGCTCCATTGACCCGCAGACCGGGCACTATCGTCGCCTGCTGGTCAGGGACGGTCAACTCATCGGCGTGCTGCTGCTTGGCGACTGTACCAGCGCCGCACGCTTCACCGATTTACTGCACACCAAGCAGCCCGCGCTTGCGGGTTGGATCTTCGACCCCTTCATGTCGCAGCCGTCGGCTGCAGGAACGCAAACAATGACGAAATTAACCTTAGCGGTGGTCGGGCACGGCATGGTCGGCCACCATTTTCTTGAGCAGTGTGTCAGCCGTAATTTGCATCAGCGTTACCAGATAGTGGTCTTTGGCGAAGAGCGTTATGCCGCTTACGACCGCGTACATTTATCCGAATATTTTGGCGGGCGTAGTGCAGAGTCACTGTCGCTGGTGGAAGGGGATTTTTTCGCTGACCACGGCATTGAACTGCGTTTGTCGCAGTCGGTGACAGAGATTGACACCGATGCGCACCTGATTCGGGATGCCAGAGGTCACGAACTGCATTGGGATAAACTGGTGCTGGCGACCGGTTCTTACCCGTTTGTCCCACCGATCCCCGGCAACGATTTACCTGGCTGCTTTGTTTACCGTACGCTCGATGATCTCGATGCTATTGCGGCGAGGGCGAAAACGGCGACGCGCGGCGTGGTGATTGGCGGCGGCCTGCTCGGGCTGGAAGCGGCCAATGCGCTGCGTCAGCTAGGGCTGGAAACGCACGTGGTCGAGTTCGCCCCAAACCTGATGGCGGTGCAACTGGATAACGGCGGCGCGGCGATGCTGCGCGAGAAAATCAGCGAACTGGGCGTCAGCGTCCACACCAGTAAAGCCACTACCGCTATTACGCCAGTGGAACATGGGTTGATGCTGAATTTTGCCGACGGTAGCAATTTGATGACTGATATGGTGGTCTTCTCCGCCGGAATCCGCCCGCAGGATGCACTGGCACGCACTAGCGGCATTGGTCTTGGCGAACGCGGCGGGATTGTCATTGATAACCAGTGTCGTACCTCGGCAAACGATATCTACGCTATCGGTGAATGCGCGCTGTGGGATAACAAAATTTACGGTCTGGTAGCGCCGGGCTACCAGATGGCACGCGTCACGGCAGCCGCGCTGGCAGGAGAAGCGAGTGAATTTAGCGGTGCGGACATGAGCACCAAACTCAAACTTCTGGGCGTGGATGTTGCTTCGTTTGGCGATGCGCAGGGCCGCACCCCGGGCAGTCAGAGCTATCAGTGGATCCACGGGCCGGAACAGGTCTATAAAAAAATCGTGGTCAGCGCTGACGGTAAAAAGCTGCTCGGCGGCGTATTGGTGGGAGATGCCAGCGATTACGCCACGCTGTTGCAGATGATGCTCAACGACATGGCCCTGCCTTCGCGCCCGGAATCGCTGATCTTGCCTGCAATGGAAGGCAGCGCGCCAAAAGCGCTCGGCGTGGCGGCGCTACCGGATAGCGCGCAAATTTGCTCATGCCACAACGTTAGCAAGGGCGATATTTGCCAGGCGGTCAGCGGTGGGGCGACCAGTATCGGTGCCATTAAGAGCTGCACCAAAGCGGCGACCGGCTGCGGTGGTTGTAGTGCACTGGTCAAACAGGTGATGGAGTATCAGTTAGAACAACAGGGCGTGGAGGTGAAAAAAGATATCTGTGAACACTTCGCCTATTCGCGTCAGGAAATTTATCACCTGGTACGCGTTAATCGCATCCACACTTTCGAGCAGTTGATTGCCCGTCACGGGCAGGGCGACGGCTGCGAAATCTGTAAACCGCTGGTTGGTTCGGTGCTGGCTTCCTGCTGGAATGAATATCTGCTAAAGCCTGCGCATCTTCCGCTACAGGACACCAACGATCGCTACTTTGCCAATATCCAGAAAGATGGGAGCTATTCGATTGTGCCGCGTATGCCAGCCGGTGAAGTGACACCGGACGGACTGATTGCTATCGGTCACATCGCCAAACGCTACGATCTGTACAGCAAAATTACCGGCGGCCAGCGTATCGACCTGTTTGGCGCAAGGCTCGAGCAGTTACCGGAAATTTGGCGTGAGCTGCTGGCTGCGGGCTTTGAAACCGGTCATGCCTATGGGAAATCGCTGCGTACGGTGAAATCCTGCGTCGGTTCGACCTGGTGTCGCTACGGCGTGCAGGACTCTACCGGGCTGGCGGTGACGCTGGAGCATCGTTACAAAGGGCTGCGCGCACCGCATAAAATCAAAATGGCGGTGTCAGGCTGTACCCGTGAATGTGCGGAAGCGCAGGGCAAGGACGTTGGGGTGATTGCCACCGATAAGGGCTGGAATCTGTATCTTTGCGGTAACGGTGGGATGAAACCGCGTCATGCCGATCTGTTCGCCAGCGACCTGGACGATGCCACACTGCTGCGTACCGTCGACCGTTTCCTGATGTTTTACATCCGTACCGCAGACCGCCTCCAGCGCACCAGCACCTGGATGGACAATCTGGAAGGGGGGATCGACTATCTGAGAAGCGTCATTCTTGACGATTCACTGGGTATTGGTGAGGAGTTGGAACAGGAGATGGCGCGGGTTATCGACAGCTACCAGTGCGAATGGCAAACCACCCTTAACGAACCGCAGCGGCTGGCGCTGTTCCGCTCATTTGTAAACAGCGATACGCCGGATGAAGCGCTGGTTCGCCAGTCGGTGCGCGGTCAATCGCAGCTGGCGGCGGTGACAGAACTGCCGATGCTAACGGGCAGCCGCAAGCCGTGGCAGGCGGTCTGCTCGCTTGATGAGATCCCACCGCAGGCCGGAATTGGCGCGCGTCTTGGCGAGATGCAAATTGCGTTGTTCCGTCTTAATGACAAAGTGTATGCGCTGGATAATCAGGAGCCGGGCAGCCAGGCCAACGTGCTGTCGCGCGGGTTGCTGGGCGATGCGAGCGGCGAACCGATGGTGATTTCTCCGCTGTATAAACAGCGCATTCGCCTACGCGATGGGCGTTCGTGTGAAAACGGCGAGCAGGTGGTGCGAGCGTGGCCGGTGAAAATTGAAGACGGCAAGGTATGGGTGGGTAACCAGGCGCTGGTGATGCGCGCGGAGGCCTCATGAGCGAAACAAAAACGACCTGTCCTTATTGCGGCGTGGGCTGCGGGGTGCTGGCGCGTGTTGAGGATGGCGTGGTCAGCGTGCAAGGCGATGAACAGCATCCGGCAAATTTTGGCCGATTGTGCGTGAAGGGGGCGTCGCTTGCGCAAACCACCGGGCTGGAAGAGCGGCTGTTATCGCCACAGCTTGATGGCGAGCAAGTCAGTTGGACGCAGGCGCTGACGGCAGCAGGCGAACGTCTGCAAACCATTATTGCTGAACATGGCCCGCAGGCCGTGGCCATTTACGCTTCTGGCCAACTGCTCACCGAGGATTATTACGCCGCCAATAAGCTGATGAAAGGCTTTATCGGCGCGGGTAATATCGATACCAACTCGCGGCTATGTATGTCGTCAGCGGTAACGGGCTATAAGCGAGCGCTGGGTGCCGACGTAGTGCCGTGTTGCTATGAAGATGTGGAGTCCAGCGATCTGGTCGTGCTGGTGGGATCGAATGCGGCGTGGGCGCACCCGGTGTTGTATCAGCGGCTGGTGCAGGCAAAGCAGAATAACCCGCAGATGAAGGTGGTGGTAATTGATCCAAGACAGACTGCCACTTGCGATATTGCTGATGCGCATTTAGCCATAGCTCCCGGTACCGACGCGGGACTGTTTGTCGGGCTATTGCATGTGATTCACCAGACGGGTGAAGCGGTGGTGGATTATGCTGATGCGTCCGCCGCATTCGCCATGGCGGCTGACTGGTCTGTGGCGAAGGTTGCTGATTTTTGCGGTCTTCAACAGGCAGATGTTCAGGCGTTTTATGATGACTTTATCGCCGCGCCGCGCGCCATCACCCTCTACACCATGGGAATTAACCAATCTTCCAGCGGCAGCGATAAATGCAACGCCATTATCAACGTCCACTTGGCCTGCGGCAAATTTGCCCGTACCGGCTGCGGGCCGTTTTCGCTGACCGGACAGCCAAATGCGATGGGTGGGCGTGAGGTCGGTGGACTGGCGACCATGTTGGCGGCGCATATGAATTTCGAACCTGCAGATCTCGCACGCGTCGCCCGTTTTTGGGGAACTGAACGGCTGGCGCAAACGCCGGGGTTGATGGCGGTGGATCTGTTTGCCGCTATCGGGCGCGGTGAGGTGAAGGCGGTGTGGATTATGGGGACTAACCCGGCGGTGTCGTTGCCGGACAGTCATGCGGTCAGCCAGGCGCTGGCAGCTTGTCCGCTGGTGATTATCTCGGAAGTGGCGGCGGATACCGAAACCTCTCGCTATGCGCACATCCGCTTTCCCGCACTGAGTTGGGGTGAGAAGAGCGGGACGGTCACCAACTCTGAACGGCGGATTTCACGCCAGCGGCCATTTTTACCACCCCCCGGTGAGGCTCGCGCCGACTGGTGGATTATCGCGCAGGTCGCAAAAGAGCTCGGGTTTGCACACGCATTCGCCTGGCAGCATCCGCACGAAGTCTTTAGTGAACATGCGGCGCTCTCCGGTTTTGAGAACGAGGGACAGCGAGCGTTCGATATCAGCGGGCTCGCCGATCTCAGCCGCGAGCAGTGGGACGTGCTAGAGCCGATTCGATGGCCGGTGAGCCGTAGCGGTAGCGCGCTGGACCTTCAGCGTGGCTGGCGTGCGGAAGGGCAGTTGCGCATGGTGCCGATAACGCCTGAGGTTATGCAGGCGCGTCGCCAGCCGCTCTATCCGTTGGTGTTGAACAGCGGACGTATTCGCGATCAGTGGCATACCATGACACGTACCGGCAGCGTACCGCGTCTGATGCAGCACATCGACCAGCCAATGGTTGAGATTGCGCCGCAGGATGCCGCGCATTTTGGCGTCGAGAACGGTGGCCTTGCTCGCATTAGCTCGCCGCGAGGTGTGATGGTGGCGCGCGTCGTGGTGACGGGATCCCAGCGTCCTGGCTCGTTGTTTACCCCGATGCACTGGAATGACTGCTTCGCCCGCCAGGGTAAAATTAACAGTCTGGTCGCGCCGGTGGTGGATCCTCATTCCGGTCAACCCGAAAGTAAGCAGACGGCGGTGCGCATTGCCCCCTGGCAACCGCAGTGGCAAGGCGAATTTTTTTCCCGCGCACCGGTTGAATTGCCGCGTCATTTGCACTGGTGGCGTAAAGCAGCGCCGGGTTTACACCATCTTACGCTGGCTGGTGACGGTACTATTCAGGCTGAACTGCTGGCCGTATGTCAACGCGGCAGCTGGCAGATTCAGGTTGCCAGTCTTGGAGAAACATGGCACTTGCTGGCGTGGGATAACGGGCGGCTGATGCTGGGATTCTGGAGCGCTCGCAGCCTGCCTGACATCGATAGCGGGCTGATTTTGCGCGCATTTGCCCAATCACCGCAAACGCTGGCAGATCGCCATGCGTTGCTGGGCGGTCAGGACCTCACGCGGCCATCGGTGGGGAAAATTGTTTGTAGCTGTTACAGCGTTGGTGAAAAAAACATCACTGAAGCCATTGAAAAACAAGGCTGTTCTACCACAGACGAACTCGGGCGGATGTTGAAATGCGGCACCAACTGCGGCTCTTGCCTTCCTGAACTGAAAGCGCTGCTGGGGTGTGCTGAACGTAAGGCGATGATTTTATAACCTATCAGTCTATTCCTGAAATCGCCCCGGATGGCTGAAGCCTGTGCCTAAAGACGTTAGACTAGTCATTCTGGGGCGGCAATTTCCGACCTTCTTGTTTTCGTTGGCTATGAGGTCGCAGGTGGTGTCTTCGAATTTTTACCGATTTTATGTGGTGCTGATCATACTGGTTGGCGGCAGTGCGCGCGCGCAGTCGTCGTTAATCGAAGAGGCGGAGCATCCTTTCGATAACTTACCGGATCTCGACATTGCACCGGAAAGTCATGATTCGGAAAAACACTTTGCTGAGATGGTGAAGTCGTTCGGTGAAGCCAGCATGACCGATAATGGCCTTGATACCGGTGAGCAGGCGCGGTTGTTTGCCCTGACGCAACTCCAGGATCGGCTGAACGGGCAAATGAACAGGCAGCTTGATAGCTGGTTTTCTCCGTGGGGCAATACCAATATCCAGTTCCTGGTGGACGGTGAAGGTAAATTCACCGGTAGCCACGGTAGCTGGTTTATCCCCCTAGAGGACAACACGGATTACCTCACCTGGAGTCAGTTGGGGGTTACCCAGCAAGACGAAGGTCTGGTGGGGAATCTGGGGGTTGGACAGCGCTGGGTCGCCGGGCATTGGTTATTGGGATATAACACGTTTTATGACAGCTTGCTGACCGACAATCTCAATCGTGGCGGACTCGGTGCGGAAGCCTGGGGCGAGAACTTACGTTTTTCTGCGAATTACTATCAGCCGCTTCACGACTGGAAAAACACCGGCACCACTCTACAACAGCGGATGGCGCGCGGTTACGATATTACTGCGCAGGCCTGGATCCCAGCCTATGACCATATCAACACCAGCCTGAGCGTTGAGCAGTATTTCGGTGAGAGTGTCGATCTGTTCCGCAGCGGTACTGGCTACCATAACCCGGTGGCGGTATCGCTGGGTCTCAATTACACCCCGGTGCCGTTGCTGACTTTTAGCGCTCAGCATAAGCAGGGCGAGAGCGGGGTAAACCAGAATAACCTTGGGATGAAGGTTAACTACCGTTTTGGGGTACCGTTGAAGAAACAGCTCGCGGCCGATGAAGTGGCCAGGACGCGCACTTTACGCGGTAGCCGTTATGATGCGCCGGAGCGTAATAATCTGCCGGTGATGGAGAAGCGACAACGTAAAAACCTGACGGTTTATCTGGCGACGCCACCGTGGGATTTGACCAGCAATGAAACGGTTGAGTTGAAAATCCAGGTGCGCGATGAGCACGGGGTGAAATCGATTAACTGGCAGGGGGATACGACGGCATTGAGCCTGACACCACCGTCATCTAACGACATGACGGAAGGCTGGAGCATCATCATGCCTGCCTGGGATTACAGTGAAGGGGCCAGCAATATGTGGCATTTGTCGGTCATTGTTGAAGATAAGAAAGGGCAGCGCGCCACTTCGAATGAGATAACTCTGGCGCTGACCGAGCCGGTCGTCAGCTTCGCGCCAAACCAATATGGATGGTCAGATCTTACGCCTTAATTGTGCGCGACGGCCCTGTCACGACAATTAAGTTTGGTCTATCAGAAAATACGATCCTGATGTACCCATACCGCCGCTTCGACGCGGGATTTCAGCTTCATTTTCTTAAGCATGTGTTTAACGTGAACTTTCACCGTGCTTTCAGTGATGTCGAGACGGCGAGCGATCATTTTGTTCGGCAGACCTTGCGCAATCAGTTTCAGAATATCGCGCTCACGCGGCGTTAAC containing:
- the nirB gene encoding nitrite reductase large subunit NirB, which gives rise to MRKLVMIGNGMAATRLAQTLVAAAPGAFAITIIGDEPHPAYNRIQLSPVLSGEKNFSQTLLQPAQWYTDHGIELCCGETALSVDTVARQVTTTHRDLAWDELVFTCGSSAFLPPLPGISLPHVFAFRTVKDVEAILALPGDAVVIGGGVLGVEAAAALCHRGDNVTLVHRSDRLMEQQLDEQAGALLAQRLAERGIHCELNAGIARITPDAVVLSDGRKIVASRVVMATGVRPNIALAQRSGIACQRGIVVDRQLATAISGVSAIGECCEIDGQTFGLVAPCMQQADVLAARLIGKPGADFDWQDSGTRLKVTGIDLFSAGLVQAEPQDQQWCSIDPQTGHYRRLLVRDGQLIGVLLLGDCTSAARFTDLLHTKQPALAGWIFDPFMSQPSAAGTQTMTKLTLAVVGHGMVGHHFLEQCVSRNLHQRYQIVVFGEERYAAYDRVHLSEYFGGRSAESLSLVEGDFFADHGIELRLSQSVTEIDTDAHLIRDARGHELHWDKLVLATGSYPFVPPIPGNDLPGCFVYRTLDDLDAIAARAKTATRGVVIGGGLLGLEAANALRQLGLETHVVEFAPNLMAVQLDNGGAAMLREKISELGVSVHTSKATTAITPVEHGLMLNFADGSNLMTDMVVFSAGIRPQDALARTSGIGLGERGGIVIDNQCRTSANDIYAIGECALWDNKIYGLVAPGYQMARVTAAALAGEASEFSGADMSTKLKLLGVDVASFGDAQGRTPGSQSYQWIHGPEQVYKKIVVSADGKKLLGGVLVGDASDYATLLQMMLNDMALPSRPESLILPAMEGSAPKALGVAALPDSAQICSCHNVSKGDICQAVSGGATSIGAIKSCTKAATGCGGCSALVKQVMEYQLEQQGVEVKKDICEHFAYSRQEIYHLVRVNRIHTFEQLIARHGQGDGCEICKPLVGSVLASCWNEYLLKPAHLPLQDTNDRYFANIQKDGSYSIVPRMPAGEVTPDGLIAIGHIAKRYDLYSKITGGQRIDLFGARLEQLPEIWRELLAAGFETGHAYGKSLRTVKSCVGSTWCRYGVQDSTGLAVTLEHRYKGLRAPHKIKMAVSGCTRECAEAQGKDVGVIATDKGWNLYLCGNGGMKPRHADLFASDLDDATLLRTVDRFLMFYIRTADRLQRTSTWMDNLEGGIDYLRSVILDDSLGIGEELEQEMARVIDSYQCEWQTTLNEPQRLALFRSFVNSDTPDEALVRQSVRGQSQLAAVTELPMLTGSRKPWQAVCSLDEIPPQAGIGARLGEMQIALFRLNDKVYALDNQEPGSQANVLSRGLLGDASGEPMVISPLYKQRIRLRDGRSCENGEQVVRAWPVKIEDGKVWVGNQALVMRAEAS
- the ntrB gene encoding nitrate ABC transporter permease, giving the protein MNTNTKTVDKPAPAGEVITLPPVQVRRQLPAFRRHLRDLAERTIPALLGLGLLVLVWQLAAVNSKGFPTPLSTLDSALTLFSDPFYNNGPNDVGVGWNVLASLQRVAVGFGLAALAGIPLGFLIGRFTFASRMFTPLIALLRPVSPLAWLPIGLLLFQKAEPASSWTIFICSIWPMVINTAEGVRRIPQDYLNVARVLQLSEWTVMRKILFPAVLPAVLTGVRLSIGIAWLVIVAAEMLTGGLGIGFWIWNEWNNLNVENILIAIVIIGVVGLLLEQGLMLIARRFSWQEK
- a CDS encoding CmpA/NrtA family ABC transporter substrate-binding protein; this translates as MGETFSLSRRRLLQAGAALGGAMLLPGIMQSAWAAGSDKPELQTVNVGFIPLTDCAPLAIASLKGFDKKYGITLVPSKEASWAAVRDKLVNGELDAAHILYGLLYGLELGIAGKPQAMANLLTLNRNGQGITLSADLQEKGVTDLGGLKTLVGNSEPGAYTFAHTFPTGTHAMWLYYWLASGGIHPFNDVRTVVVPPPQMVMNMRIGNMVGFCVGEPWNARAINDRIGFTAATSQEIWPEHPEKVLGTRRDWVQQNPNTSRALVAALMDAARWIDASDDNKRETARILAQRGWLNTKEQYLTGRMLGAYDNGMGRQWQDTHPIRFFDQGEVSFPWLSDGMWFLTQFRRWGLLKNDPDYLAIAQRINRIDVWKEAAQAVGGINVPTQTLRSSKLMDGSIWNGSDPAGYARSFAINRLGA
- a CDS encoding ABC transporter ATP-binding protein — translated: MRPLIQVQAVSQRFHTASGEFLALQNVSFDIHEGETVSLIGHSGCGKSTLLNLIAGITLPTEGGLICDNREIAGPGPERAVVFQNHSLLPWLTCFDNVALAVDHVFRRTMSKAERREWIEHNLDRVQMGHAMHKRPGEISGGMKQRVGIARALAMKPKVLLMDEPFGALDALTRAHLQDSVMKIQQALNTTIVLITHDVDEAVLLSDRVMMMTNGPAATVGEILEVNLPRPRNRVQLADDSRYHHLRQQILHFLYEKQPKAA
- a CDS encoding nitrate reductase — translated: MSETKTTCPYCGVGCGVLARVEDGVVSVQGDEQHPANFGRLCVKGASLAQTTGLEERLLSPQLDGEQVSWTQALTAAGERLQTIIAEHGPQAVAIYASGQLLTEDYYAANKLMKGFIGAGNIDTNSRLCMSSAVTGYKRALGADVVPCCYEDVESSDLVVLVGSNAAWAHPVLYQRLVQAKQNNPQMKVVVIDPRQTATCDIADAHLAIAPGTDAGLFVGLLHVIHQTGEAVVDYADASAAFAMAADWSVAKVADFCGLQQADVQAFYDDFIAAPRAITLYTMGINQSSSGSDKCNAIINVHLACGKFARTGCGPFSLTGQPNAMGGREVGGLATMLAAHMNFEPADLARVARFWGTERLAQTPGLMAVDLFAAIGRGEVKAVWIMGTNPAVSLPDSHAVSQALAACPLVIISEVAADTETSRYAHIRFPALSWGEKSGTVTNSERRISRQRPFLPPPGEARADWWIIAQVAKELGFAHAFAWQHPHEVFSEHAALSGFENEGQRAFDISGLADLSREQWDVLEPIRWPVSRSGSALDLQRGWRAEGQLRMVPITPEVMQARRQPLYPLVLNSGRIRDQWHTMTRTGSVPRLMQHIDQPMVEIAPQDAAHFGVENGGLARISSPRGVMVARVVVTGSQRPGSLFTPMHWNDCFARQGKINSLVAPVVDPHSGQPESKQTAVRIAPWQPQWQGEFFSRAPVELPRHLHWWRKAAPGLHHLTLAGDGTIQAELLAVCQRGSWQIQVASLGETWHLLAWDNGRLMLGFWSARSLPDIDSGLILRAFAQSPQTLADRHALLGGQDLTRPSVGKIVCSCYSVGEKNITEAIEKQGCSTTDELGRMLKCGTNCGSCLPELKALLGCAERKAMIL